The following proteins come from a genomic window of Geminicoccaceae bacterium SCSIO 64248:
- a CDS encoding VOC family protein, whose amino-acid sequence MNYPEAPMTGVIPYLSVEGASDAAALYQKAFGATEIFRMPSDDGKTLMHCHLLINQGSFMLSDCCAEAGHERPGGFVMHLQVDDSEAWWQRALDAGLEVTMPLELQFWGDIFGQVRDRFGVTWSIASKPKA is encoded by the coding sequence ATGAACTATCCCGAGGCGCCGATGACGGGCGTCATTCCCTATCTCAGCGTCGAGGGCGCGAGCGACGCCGCGGCCCTCTACCAGAAGGCGTTCGGCGCGACCGAGATCTTCCGCATGCCCTCGGACGACGGCAAGACGCTGATGCACTGCCACCTTCTGATCAACCAGGGCTCGTTCATGCTCAGCGATTGCTGCGCGGAGGCCGGACACGAGCGGCCGGGCGGCTTTGTCATGCATCTGCAGGTCGACGATTCCGAGGCCTGGTGGCAACGCGCGCTCGACGCCGGCCTGGAGGTGACCATGCCGCTCGAGCTGCAGTTCTGGGGCGACATATTCGGCCAGGTCCGCGACCGCTTCGGCGTCACCTGGTCGATCGCCTCCAAGCCGAAGGCCTGA
- a CDS encoding SH3 domain-containing protein, producing the protein MSTSSDRLEMPLRYAPACSSSFRLAVLAILALLAVPAAAAPKLGASTGLPLPRFASLGSNEINVRSGPGLRHPILWQFRQAGLPVLVRDEVAEWRLIEDSTGDEGWIHAPLLANRRTVLVQGEVRDLLRTPSDPTRVLLRLEPGVIGELESCPDDWCRIGVRTGGGVQEGWLRRGAVWGLLEGEVVD; encoded by the coding sequence ATGTCCACCTCGTCCGACCGCCTTGAGATGCCCTTGCGCTACGCCCCCGCCTGCTCTTCGTCCTTTCGTCTTGCCGTTCTGGCGATCCTTGCCCTGCTCGCCGTTCCCGCCGCGGCCGCCCCGAAGCTGGGCGCCAGCACCGGCCTGCCGCTGCCACGCTTCGCGTCGCTCGGCTCGAACGAGATCAACGTGCGCAGCGGTCCGGGCCTGCGCCATCCCATCCTCTGGCAGTTCCGCCAGGCGGGCCTGCCCGTCCTGGTCCGGGACGAGGTCGCGGAATGGCGCCTGATCGAGGATTCAACCGGCGACGAGGGCTGGATCCATGCGCCGCTCCTCGCGAACCGACGCACGGTCCTGGTCCAGGGCGAGGTGCGCGACCTCCTGCGCACGCCCAGCGATCCGACCCGCGTCCTGCTCCGCCTCGAGCCCGGCGTGATCGGGGAGCTCGAGAGCTGTCCGGACGACTGGTGCCGGATCGGCGTGCGCACGGGCGGCGGCGTTCAGGAGGGCTGGCTGCGGCGCGGCGCGGTCTGGGGCCTGCTCGAAGGCGAGGTCGTCGATTGA